ACCAGCCTTATACCCGTACAGCAGGCCCTCGCACACCGCGATCATGTTTGAGGAAATGAGGATCTGGTTCACCATCTTGGTGTGCTGACCGGCCCCAGGCGCCCCCTGGTGAACGATCGTCTTCCCCATGCACTCGAACACCGGCTGTACGGCTTCCACAACGTCCTTATCTCCACCGATCATGATGGAAAGCGCCGCGTTCTTCGCACCGACGTCTCCCCCGCTGACCGGGGCGTCGAGTGCGGCCACGCCTTTCGCTTTCGCAGTCTCGTAAATCTCCTTCGCCAGTGAAGGTTCACTGGTCGTCATATCTACCAGCACCGCGCCCGATTTCGCCCCCGCGAGCGCACCGTCAGCGCCCAGGAACACCTCGCGCACGTCTTTTGGGAACCCGACGATCGCGAACACGATGTCAGCTTGCTCCGCGACTTCCTTCGGGCTATGAGCGAGCTTCGCGCCGGCTTCCACGAGGGGTTGGGCCTTGTCCGCGGACCGGTTGTACACCGTCGCCGAATAGCCCTTCATCATGGCGTGCTGGCACATCCACCGCCCCATGACACCGGTGCCGATCCAGCCGATGCGAGTCTTTCCGGGCTGCGCGACGGAGATTTTCATTGCGTGGGTCTCGTTAAGGAAGTATGTATATTCTTTACAGTTTTCGCAGTGGTTGACCGTGCCGGGACAAATTCACTTCCCTGGCAAGAAGCCGGCGACTGGCGCTCATGTTAGTGAACCCGCCTTCACGCTGACACAACCGGACGCGAACGGAATACCTTCCTGTCTTTTGCCTCTAAAGTAAGGGGCAAAAGTGGGGCGTTACATTCATCGAAGGACCGCCCCGCGTGATCGCGAACGATATCCCCAAACTCAATGCTCCCGTCGTGCTCGTTCACGGTTTGTGCGGGTACGACCGCGTGGTGGCCTTCGGGCGGACGCTCAAGGACTACTTCCCGGGCATCCGAGAGCAACTCGAAGCGGTGGGGAACCGCGTTCTTGTGCCCCGATTGAGTTGCACACTCGGAGTGTCCGCCCGGGCGGGCGAACTGGCGCGGTACATCCAGAAGCACGTTCCGACGGGTCCGGTCCACGTGATCGGGCACAGCATGGGCGGCCTCGACGCTCGCTACATGGTGAGCCAGCTCGGGATGGCCGACCGCGTTCGGTCGCTCACCACGGTCGGCACCCCGCACCGCGGGAGCGCGTTCGCGGATTGGGGCGTCGGCCGGTTCGGTCGCCTTCTCACGCCGTTCTTCCAGTTCCTCGGGCTGTCGTATCAAGCGTTCATCGACCTGACTTCCGCAGCGTGCCGCCGGTTCAACGAGACGGTGCGGGACGTCCGCGGGGTGCGATACTACTCCGTCGCGGGCGTGTGTGAGGGCCAATGGATCGGCCCGGAATGGCGGTTCCCGCACGGTATCGTGAGCCGTGCGGAAGGTCCGAACGACGGGGTCGTATCGGTCACATCGGCCACGTGGGGCGAGCACACCGACGTATGGGACGGGGATCACCTGAATCTGGTCAACTGGCCGAACCGGTTGGCACGGAAGTGCGGAGTATGGGACTCGTTCGCTCCGGATTACGGCCGCATCCTGCGTCGGGTCGCGTTGAGCGACTGACGTGTCCCGCAGGAACGGGTTCGCGGGAGGAAGCCGACCGACCGCTAAATCTTGCCCGCCCCGCGCGCTGTGTGGAAGCGCCCCGTGCGCTGTGACCGCGCTAACACGAGCGCCGTCGACATTTCTCCCATCACACTTCGGCATTTCTCGACGTTTGGTGTATTGAACCCTCCGATGGAAATAGTAGCCGCCACGGAAAGCGGCGCTCCACCTCGGAAGGGTCTCCACCAATGCGTAAACTGTTTCTCGCCGCACTGGGTGTGTTCGCTCTCGCAAGCGCGGCGACCGCGCAACAACCTCAATACCAACCCGCACCCCGATACCCGGCCACCGTACCCAGCGCGGCCGCGGCGACTCCGCTGCAACCGGTTTCGGGCACGACCGTCATTCAAGGGAGTGGTGGCTGCACGAACTGCGGGACCGTTGGCCCGGTGACCCGCGGGTTCAAGATGTCCAGCATCACCGGCGGCAACTGCCAGTACGGTGCGCCGTGCCAGAACGGGTGCGGAAGCGTGAA
This region of Gemmata massiliana genomic DNA includes:
- a CDS encoding NAD(P)-dependent oxidoreductase; translated protein: MCPGTVNHCENCKEYTYFLNETHAMKISVAQPGKTRIGWIGTGVMGRWMCQHAMMKGYSATVYNRSADKAQPLVEAGAKLAHSPKEVAEQADIVFAIVGFPKDVREVFLGADGALAGAKSGAVLVDMTTSEPSLAKEIYETAKAKGVAALDAPVSGGDVGAKNAALSIMIGGDKDVVEAVQPVFECMGKTIVHQGAPGAGQHTKMVNQILISSNMIAVCEGLLYGYKAGLDLETVFKSVSVGAAGSKALEVLGPRMLARNFEPGFYVEHFIKDMGIALVEAEKMNLSLPGLGLAKQLYEAVRAQGYGRKGTQALLMALEHLNNVKR
- a CDS encoding alpha/beta fold hydrolase; protein product: MIANDIPKLNAPVVLVHGLCGYDRVVAFGRTLKDYFPGIREQLEAVGNRVLVPRLSCTLGVSARAGELARYIQKHVPTGPVHVIGHSMGGLDARYMVSQLGMADRVRSLTTVGTPHRGSAFADWGVGRFGRLLTPFFQFLGLSYQAFIDLTSAACRRFNETVRDVRGVRYYSVAGVCEGQWIGPEWRFPHGIVSRAEGPNDGVVSVTSATWGEHTDVWDGDHLNLVNWPNRLARKCGVWDSFAPDYGRILRRVALSD